Proteins from a genomic interval of Bacteroides sp.:
- the selD gene encoding selenide, water dikinase SelD, translating to MTEGPIQLTHFTHGLGCACKIRPQYLEKVLQDMPQILDPRVLVGTSTSDDAAVYKITDDIAIVQTVDFFTPIVDDPYAFGAIAAANALSDIYAMGARPLFALNIVGFPSNRLPMQVLKDILKGASDKATEAGIPILGGHTVEDNEPKFGMVVTGQVHPKRILTNSGAKPGDVLILTKPIGTGIISTAVKRG from the coding sequence ATGACTGAAGGACCCATACAATTGACCCATTTCACCCACGGACTGGGCTGCGCCTGTAAGATCAGGCCGCAGTACCTTGAGAAGGTGCTGCAGGATATGCCCCAGATTCTCGATCCAAGGGTACTGGTGGGCACCTCCACTTCCGATGATGCAGCCGTTTACAAGATCACAGATGATATCGCCATCGTGCAAACGGTAGATTTCTTTACCCCCATTGTGGATGATCCCTATGCCTTTGGGGCCATTGCAGCAGCAAATGCGTTAAGCGATATTTATGCGATGGGCGCCAGACCCTTGTTTGCACTGAACATTGTGGGCTTCCCCAGCAACCGCCTGCCTATGCAGGTGCTGAAAGACATACTGAAAGGAGCTTCCGATAAAGCTACAGAAGCCGGCATTCCTATATTAGGCGGGCATACAGTAGAAGACAATGAACCCAAATTTGGGATGGTGGTCACAGGGCAGGTGCACCCCAAGCGCATACTCACCAATTCGGGTGCAAAGCCAGGCGATGTCCTGATCCTGACCAAACCCATTGGCACCGGTATCATCTCCACGGCCGTAAAACGAGG